One part of the Thiothrix nivea DSM 5205 genome encodes these proteins:
- a CDS encoding H-NS family nucleoid-associated regulatory protein, with protein MTLALKKRNIPKIFFHHNAKGKVLFMSVDISSLSVAELEKLKGSIDSAIANRRDTELLSLRQTIEEMVEEAGFTLDEVMQARSGKKRVIKPKYKNPNSPEQTWSGRGRKPGWVEEWVGSGHSLDECLI; from the coding sequence TTGACTTTAGCCTTAAAGAAAAGGAATATACCGAAAATATTTTTTCATCATAATGCAAAAGGAAAGGTGTTATTTATGTCAGTTGATATTTCCAGCCTCAGCGTCGCCGAACTTGAAAAACTAAAGGGCAGCATTGACAGCGCAATAGCCAACCGCCGTGATACTGAATTATTAAGCCTGCGCCAAACCATTGAAGAAATGGTGGAAGAAGCTGGTTTTACCCTGGATGAAGTCATGCAAGCGCGCTCAGGTAAAAAACGGGTGATTAAACCCAAATACAAAAACCCGAATAGCCCGGAACAAACCTGGAGTGGCCGCGGCAGAAAGCCTGGCTGGGTGGAAGAGTGGGTCGGCTCTGGCCATAGCTTGGATGAATGCCTGATTTAA
- a CDS encoding PAS domain-containing protein, which produces MATSLSLVTEFMPYLMLLILAAQVTLVYLQLRPRALANRTALVEAGEISMEKPDTAPEQMNTEWVLDALAGGVIVTDQQGKITYMNSSAEKLTLWQRDKVLGEHIGKILKLEDMQGNPLGERAFEANRAHPGHPLQFGQVKLIPRVGDFRFVELNTTCILENCKAVVFIFRDVTSDRKIINRLYRQASHDALTDLMNRTSFEQYVEQLAHDTSSLTRTHVLASVDLDNL; this is translated from the coding sequence ATGGCAACCAGTCTGTCGCTGGTGACAGAATTCATGCCTTATTTGATGCTGCTCATATTGGCCGCGCAGGTAACACTGGTGTATCTGCAACTTCGCCCCCGTGCGCTTGCGAACCGTACTGCCCTAGTTGAAGCAGGCGAAATCAGCATGGAAAAGCCGGACACTGCCCCTGAACAAATGAATACTGAGTGGGTGTTGGATGCGCTGGCTGGCGGTGTGATTGTGACAGATCAGCAGGGTAAAATCACTTATATGAACAGCAGCGCGGAAAAGCTGACGCTTTGGCAGCGTGACAAGGTGTTGGGTGAGCATATCGGTAAAATCCTCAAACTGGAAGACATGCAGGGTAATCCGCTGGGGGAACGCGCTTTTGAGGCCAATCGCGCCCATCCCGGGCATCCCTTGCAGTTTGGGCAGGTTAAACTGATTCCACGGGTAGGTGATTTCCGTTTTGTGGAATTAAATACAACCTGCATCTTGGAGAACTGTAAAGCTGTGGTTTTCATTTTTCGTGATGTGACTTCTGACCGGAAAATCATTAATCGTCTGTACCGTCAGGCTTCCCATGATGCGTTGACTGATCTGATGAACCGCACCAGTTTTGAGCAGTATGTAGAACAGTTGGCGCATGATACTTCCAGTCTTACCCGTACCCATGTTTTGGCCAGCGTGGATCTGGATAATTTGTAA
- the tnpC gene encoding IS66 family transposase produces the protein MNQFIHPTREDLQQLSHAQLVDLVLSLFDTIEQLSSLATRVAELEAQLGKNSKNSHKPPSSDGLKRQPAQPRQAGQRPKGGQPGHKGHSLVMHPSPDYVEDCRAVGYCGCGLPLSEAAVAVAERRQQWDIPAPQIVVTEYRQIISTCRCGKAHAGEFPASLPPYISYGARLKAYAVGLVHGHFISLSRVTEVISDQYGIKPSDGSVQRWVSQASGSLTATYGDIRQTISTSPVAHFDESGIRAQGKTQWLHVAATPEAVYYTAHAKRGQEAMVAAGILPVFNGVAVHDHWKPYFRFDNVVHGLCGAHLLRELNYFDETLRHQWPAQLKQVLVDAKTAVAQARAAQHDSLTPDQMAELGQRYDQWVNHGLLVFPELPKTHPKQGKAKQHPARNLLCRLRDFKDSVLLFIQRFDVPFDNNLAERAVRPVKVKLKVAGGFRAIGGADAFCVIRSVWETNKLQGRNPFESLRSVLA, from the coding sequence ATGAACCAGTTCATCCACCCCACGAGAGAAGATTTGCAGCAGTTGAGCCACGCCCAGCTGGTGGATTTGGTGTTGTCGCTGTTTGACACGATAGAACAGCTATCGTCACTGGCAACCCGGGTAGCTGAACTGGAGGCGCAGTTGGGCAAAAACAGCAAGAATTCGCACAAACCGCCGTCATCGGATGGGCTGAAGCGCCAACCAGCCCAACCCCGTCAAGCAGGCCAACGCCCCAAAGGTGGCCAGCCGGGACACAAGGGGCATAGCCTTGTCATGCACCCATCGCCCGATTACGTTGAGGATTGCCGTGCCGTCGGCTACTGTGGTTGTGGCCTGCCGCTATCCGAAGCGGCTGTGGCCGTGGCTGAACGCCGCCAGCAATGGGACATCCCCGCCCCGCAAATCGTGGTGACGGAATATCGCCAGATCATCAGCACTTGCCGTTGTGGCAAAGCCCATGCAGGGGAATTCCCCGCATCACTGCCCCCGTACATCAGTTATGGGGCACGCCTGAAAGCGTATGCGGTCGGCCTGGTTCATGGGCATTTCATCTCGCTGTCGCGGGTAACGGAGGTCATATCTGACCAATATGGCATCAAGCCTTCCGATGGCAGTGTGCAACGCTGGGTCAGCCAGGCCAGCGGCAGCCTCACCGCCACCTACGGCGACATCCGGCAAACCATCAGCACCAGCCCGGTGGCACACTTTGATGAAAGCGGTATCCGGGCCCAAGGCAAAACCCAATGGCTGCATGTGGCCGCCACCCCGGAAGCGGTGTACTACACCGCCCATGCCAAGCGGGGACAGGAAGCCATGGTCGCCGCCGGTATCCTGCCTGTCTTCAACGGGGTTGCCGTGCATGACCACTGGAAACCTTACTTCCGCTTCGACAACGTGGTGCATGGCCTGTGTGGGGCACACCTGCTGCGTGAGCTGAACTACTTTGACGAAACCCTCCGGCACCAATGGCCTGCACAGCTCAAACAAGTCCTGGTTGATGCCAAAACCGCCGTGGCACAAGCGAGGGCAGCACAACATGACTCCCTGACGCCTGACCAGATGGCAGAACTGGGGCAGCGTTATGACCAATGGGTGAACCACGGCCTGCTGGTCTTCCCTGAACTGCCCAAAACCCACCCCAAACAGGGTAAAGCGAAGCAGCACCCGGCCAGAAACCTGTTATGCCGCTTGCGCGACTTCAAGGATTCGGTGTTGCTGTTCATCCAGCGGTTTGACGTGCCGTTTGACAACAACCTCGCCGAGCGGGCAGTGCGCCCCGTGAAAGTCAAACTCAAGGTGGCGGGCGGATTCCGGGCTATCGGTGGTGCCGATGCCTTCTGTGTCATCCGTTCCGTTTGGGAAACCAACAAGCTGCAGGGACGGAATCCGTTTGAGTCCCTCAGATCGGTTTTGGCATAG
- a CDS encoding protein-disulfide reductase DsbD, whose amino-acid sequence MRKLLCFLLLLVASLQAHALKQEDLLPPDEAFKFKAEAVTPDKIKATWDIADGYYLYRDRFGFETENTGLTLADPSFPKGDSKNDPNFGTIEVFHHKVDVEIPVGRGQTIGEAVEMALKVKFQGCADAGLCYAPQRKTASLTLAAADNAKKPEKGKPNALLDVIQKSGKSGGALPVEQAFSFDLVAVDKGTLKAHWVIQPDHHLYRPKIRFNVKEPQGVQLGSPIFPQGEQVEDEYFGKIEVYGQDIDVEVPIIDSTGLQKLVVETEYQGCSDSTGICYPPVKKATELSLAGLADAPPREQDDSASATANSPTSPEDAITMRMRDDSYLSILLFFFLAGLGLAFTPCVFPMIPILSGIIAGSASDLSPRKAFLLSLSYVLPMALTYAIVGVIAGLSGSNLQIMFQNPWIIGGFAGLFVLLAFSMFGFYDLQMPTSIQSRLTEISNRQQGGSFIGAGIMGILSALIVGPCVTAPLIGALVYIAQTRDAILGGLSLFTLGLGMGLPILMIGTSAGRLLPRAGAWMDTTKAIFGIMMLGLAIWMLNRIVAAEVTMALTGILLVSSGIYMGALERVDDESGGWGRFWKSLGLIMLFYGGMILFGVAAGSSNLLQPLKGIFGGGYANAATAAEPRLSFQRIKGLDGLQQALEQAKAQNKPVMLDFYADWCIACKELEHKTFKNPAVVTALGNGNTLLLQADVTADDGQDQALNKHFGLFGPPQVLFFKPNGEEIKEVRLAGYEAPEAFLGRIQRFQQNVH is encoded by the coding sequence ATGAGAAAACTGCTCTGCTTCCTGCTATTGCTTGTTGCTTCGCTACAAGCTCATGCACTCAAGCAGGAAGACTTATTGCCGCCTGACGAAGCCTTCAAATTCAAGGCCGAGGCCGTTACACCTGACAAGATTAAAGCCACCTGGGATATAGCAGACGGTTATTACCTATACCGCGACCGCTTCGGTTTTGAGACTGAAAATACAGGGCTGACGCTGGCCGACCCCAGCTTCCCCAAAGGCGACAGCAAGAACGACCCTAACTTTGGCACCATTGAAGTCTTCCACCATAAGGTTGATGTAGAGATTCCCGTCGGACGTGGTCAGACCATTGGCGAAGCGGTGGAAATGGCCCTCAAGGTCAAGTTCCAGGGGTGCGCTGATGCTGGCCTTTGTTACGCCCCCCAACGCAAAACGGCCAGCCTGACACTGGCAGCTGCTGACAATGCCAAGAAGCCTGAAAAAGGCAAACCTAACGCCCTGCTGGATGTCATCCAAAAAAGCGGCAAGAGCGGCGGTGCGTTGCCAGTGGAACAAGCTTTCAGCTTTGATCTGGTGGCAGTGGACAAAGGCACGCTCAAGGCGCATTGGGTCATCCAGCCTGACCATCACCTATACCGCCCCAAAATCCGCTTTAATGTCAAGGAGCCTCAAGGTGTCCAGCTGGGTTCCCCCATTTTCCCCCAGGGTGAGCAGGTCGAAGATGAGTATTTCGGTAAAATCGAAGTCTATGGGCAGGATATTGATGTCGAAGTCCCTATTATTGATTCAACCGGCCTGCAAAAACTGGTGGTGGAAACCGAGTACCAGGGCTGTTCAGACAGCACCGGCATTTGTTACCCCCCAGTAAAAAAGGCCACTGAACTCTCCCTTGCCGGGCTAGCGGACGCCCCGCCCCGTGAACAGGATGACAGCGCCAGCGCTACCGCCAATAGCCCAACTTCTCCCGAGGACGCTATCACCATGCGGATGCGGGATGACAGTTATTTAAGCATTCTGCTGTTCTTCTTCTTGGCTGGATTGGGGCTGGCGTTCACCCCCTGCGTTTTCCCGATGATCCCGATCCTGTCTGGCATTATTGCCGGGTCAGCCTCTGATTTGTCACCGCGCAAGGCATTCCTGCTCTCCCTTTCCTACGTGCTGCCGATGGCCTTGACCTACGCCATTGTCGGCGTCATCGCTGGGCTGAGCGGCTCCAACCTTCAGATCATGTTCCAGAATCCGTGGATTATTGGCGGCTTTGCCGGGTTGTTTGTGTTGCTGGCGTTCTCCATGTTTGGTTTTTACGACCTGCAAATGCCAACCAGCATCCAGAGCCGCCTGACCGAAATCAGTAACCGTCAGCAAGGCGGCAGCTTTATCGGCGCTGGCATTATGGGGATTCTCTCTGCCCTGATCGTTGGCCCCTGCGTTACCGCACCACTGATAGGTGCTCTGGTTTACATTGCCCAGACACGCGACGCTATTCTTGGCGGCCTGTCATTATTTACCCTCGGCCTCGGCATGGGACTGCCCATCCTGATGATAGGCACCTCCGCTGGCCGCCTGCTGCCGCGTGCGGGCGCATGGATGGACACCACCAAAGCCATTTTCGGCATCATGATGCTGGGGCTGGCCATCTGGATGCTCAACCGCATTGTAGCGGCGGAGGTCACCATGGCCTTGACCGGCATCCTGCTAGTGAGTTCCGGCATCTACATGGGCGCACTGGAACGGGTCGATGATGAATCAGGCGGTTGGGGGCGCTTCTGGAAAAGCCTCGGCCTGATCATGCTGTTCTATGGCGGCATGATCCTGTTTGGCGTCGCTGCGGGCAGCAGCAACCTGCTACAACCACTCAAGGGCATCTTTGGCGGAGGCTACGCCAATGCAGCAACCGCGGCTGAACCGCGCCTAAGTTTCCAGCGTATCAAGGGGCTGGATGGTCTGCAACAGGCACTGGAACAAGCCAAGGCGCAAAACAAGCCGGTGATGCTCGACTTTTACGCCGACTGGTGCATTGCCTGTAAGGAACTGGAACACAAAACCTTCAAGAACCCTGCTGTCGTTACCGCCCTTGGCAATGGCAACACCCTGTTATTACAAGCGGATGTAACTGCTGATGATGGGCAGGATCAAGCCTTAAACAAACACTTCGGCCTGTTTGGCCCACCACAAGTCCTGTTTTTCAAACCCAATGGGGAAGAAATCAAGGAAGTCCGTTTGGCAGGGTATGAAGCACCTGAAGCTTTCCTCGGGCGTATCCAACGCTTCCAGCAAAATGTCCACTAA
- a CDS encoding FxsA family protein, protein MRPLPLFGVFFLLLPFIEIWLLIKVGSAIGALPTILLLILAGVAGVFLLRHQGFVTLTRLQRSLNAGELPAQAMLEGALLVLAGLLFLIPGFFTDILGLLLVLPPTRYLLLKVLLKSSLTVVGDYQQHPGQRRKRGDIEGEVVRRQDDDGSFLP, encoded by the coding sequence ATGCGCCCCCTACCTTTGTTTGGTGTCTTTTTCCTACTGCTCCCGTTTATTGAGATCTGGTTGTTGATTAAGGTAGGCAGTGCCATTGGCGCACTGCCCACCATCCTGCTGCTGATCCTGGCGGGTGTGGCAGGCGTCTTCCTGTTGCGCCATCAGGGCTTTGTCACCTTGACCCGTTTGCAGCGTAGCCTGAATGCAGGCGAGTTGCCGGCCCAAGCCATGCTGGAAGGGGCGCTGCTCGTACTGGCAGGCCTGCTGTTCCTGATCCCCGGCTTTTTCACTGACATACTGGGTTTGTTGCTGGTGTTGCCACCTACCCGTTATTTGTTGTTGAAAGTGCTGTTGAAGAGCAGCCTGACGGTTGTCGGCGATTACCAGCAGCATCCGGGGCAGAGGCGCAAACGGGGGGATATTGAGGGCGAAGTTGTCCGCCGCCAGGACGATGACGGGTCGTTTCTGCCTTGA
- the cutA gene encoding divalent-cation tolerance protein CutA, with amino-acid sequence MTSLPDQDTARSLAHKLLEEKLAACINVMPPMTSIYQWKGEVCEDSEYLLLIKTRQACYAQVETLIRAHHPYQLPEIIATGISHGLPDYLGWIEESTQE; translated from the coding sequence ATGACAAGCTTGCCGGATCAGGATACCGCCCGATCCCTCGCACACAAGTTACTGGAGGAAAAACTTGCCGCCTGTATCAATGTCATGCCACCCATGACTTCGATTTATCAATGGAAAGGTGAAGTCTGTGAAGACAGCGAATACCTGTTGCTGATCAAAACCCGACAGGCTTGCTACGCACAGGTCGAGACCCTGATACGCGCCCATCACCCTTACCAATTGCCAGAAATCATTGCGACTGGCATCAGCCACGGTTTACCAGACTACTTAGGATGGATTGAAGAGAGTACCCAAGAATGA
- a CDS encoding putative bifunctional diguanylate cyclase/phosphodiesterase, whose protein sequence is MSSYDNFKIINDTCGHLAGDELLKHVAHIFRHAVRRSDKVARIGGDEFAVFLEDCGLEKGRNIMESILTELRNFRFSWEGKVFSVGASIGLLEFMPAANVQIKQLFSDADKACYTAKALGRNQVFIHAEEKREEMSNQRVHDWSKLLKDAIREDRFILFAQPIVPLRHEQGRSFRQFEVLLRLPFRQALLNPGSFLPVADRLDLMTSIDRWIIRKALEMLAGCRCDPASGQCVETRLMINLSAQSVQDARLFPYVEQQIKQFNIEPGTICFEISESVAISNFVHAKRVMNALHGLGCHVVLDDFGSGFSSLSYLRELPLSYLKIDGNFVHNLVSSPVDAAMVKAVHDVGQVMNLLTIAELVEDAETLRNLRQIGVDFAQGYYCGRPIPLVQLCQRIQNGMAMDTKAA, encoded by the coding sequence CTGAGTAGTTACGATAATTTCAAAATTATCAATGATACCTGTGGGCATTTGGCGGGTGATGAGCTATTGAAACATGTTGCGCACATATTCCGTCATGCAGTCCGCCGTTCTGACAAGGTGGCGCGTATTGGCGGCGATGAGTTCGCTGTTTTTCTGGAGGATTGCGGGCTGGAAAAAGGCCGCAATATTATGGAGTCTATCCTGACCGAGTTGCGGAATTTCCGTTTTAGCTGGGAAGGCAAAGTGTTTTCGGTAGGGGCGAGTATCGGCTTACTGGAATTTATGCCTGCGGCTAATGTCCAGATCAAGCAATTGTTTTCAGATGCGGACAAAGCCTGTTATACAGCCAAGGCACTGGGGCGCAATCAGGTGTTTATCCATGCTGAGGAAAAGCGTGAGGAAATGTCCAATCAGCGCGTACATGACTGGAGCAAATTGCTGAAAGATGCCATCCGCGAAGACCGTTTTATCCTGTTTGCCCAGCCGATTGTACCTTTGCGGCATGAGCAGGGCAGGTCGTTCCGCCAGTTTGAAGTCCTGTTGCGGTTGCCGTTCCGTCAGGCATTGCTGAACCCGGGCAGTTTTCTGCCGGTTGCCGACCGGCTCGACCTGATGACCAGTATCGACCGCTGGATTATCCGCAAAGCACTGGAAATGTTGGCAGGCTGCCGCTGTGATCCTGCCAGTGGCCAGTGCGTTGAAACCCGTCTGATGATTAACCTTTCCGCCCAGTCGGTGCAGGATGCGCGTCTGTTCCCCTATGTGGAGCAGCAAATCAAGCAATTCAATATTGAGCCGGGTACGATTTGTTTCGAGATTTCAGAATCCGTCGCCATCAGTAATTTTGTCCATGCAAAGCGGGTAATGAATGCCCTGCATGGCCTGGGTTGCCACGTGGTGTTGGATGACTTTGGCAGTGGTTTTTCCTCCCTCAGCTATCTGCGTGAATTGCCGTTGAGTTACCTGAAAATCGACGGCAATTTTGTCCACAACCTGGTTTCCAGCCCGGTGGATGCGGCCATGGTCAAGGCTGTACATGATGTCGGCCAGGTAATGAACTTACTGACCATCGCGGAACTGGTGGAAGACGCGGAAACCCTGCGGAACCTGCGCCAGATTGGCGTGGATTTCGCCCAGGGCTACTATTGCGGGCGACCTATCCCCTTGGTACAGCTTTGCCAACGCATCCAGAATGGCATGGCTATGGATACCAAAGCTGCCTGA
- the groL gene encoding chaperonin GroEL (60 kDa chaperone family; promotes refolding of misfolded polypeptides especially under stressful conditions; forms two stacked rings of heptamers to form a barrel-shaped 14mer; ends can be capped by GroES; misfolded proteins enter the barrel where they are refolded when GroES binds) has protein sequence MSAKEVRFGDDARSRMVKGVNVLANAVKVTLGPKGRNVVLEKSFGAPTVTKDGVSVAKEIELEDKFENMGAQLVKEVSSKTSDAAGDGTTTATVLAQAIVREGMKAVTAGMNPMDLKRGIDKAVIAAVEQLQAMSKPCADNNAIAQVGTISANSDEAIGNIIANAMDKVGKEGVITVEEGSGLDNELDVVEGMQFDRGYLSPYFVNNQQSMAAELETPYILLHDKKISNIRELLPALEGAAKAGKPLMIIAEDIEGEALATLVVNNIRGIVKVAAVKAPGFGDRRKAMLQDIAILTGGTVISEEVGMSLDQVTLDDLGQAKRVVITKENTTIIDGAGAADDIKGRVDQIRAQIETTTSDYDREKLQERVAKLAGGVAVIKVGAATEVEMKEKKARVEDALHATRAAVEEGVVPGGGVALVRALQSIGDLKGDNHDQDMGIKIAMRAMEEPLRQIVGNAGESADVVLNAVEAGEGNFGYNARTSEYGDMIAMGILDPTKVTRTALQNAASVSGLIITTEAMVAELPKKDAAPMPDMSGMGGMGGMM, from the coding sequence ATGAGTGCTAAAGAAGTACGTTTTGGTGATGACGCCCGTTCCCGCATGGTGAAAGGCGTTAACGTTCTGGCTAATGCTGTAAAAGTTACCCTGGGGCCTAAAGGCCGTAACGTCGTGCTGGAAAAATCTTTCGGTGCGCCAACCGTTACCAAGGACGGTGTATCCGTCGCCAAGGAAATCGAACTGGAAGACAAGTTCGAGAACATGGGCGCGCAACTGGTGAAAGAAGTTTCTTCCAAAACTTCCGACGCTGCCGGTGACGGCACCACTACTGCGACCGTTCTGGCGCAGGCTATCGTCCGTGAAGGCATGAAAGCCGTTACCGCTGGCATGAACCCGATGGATCTAAAGCGCGGTATCGACAAGGCAGTCATCGCTGCGGTTGAGCAACTGCAAGCCATGTCCAAGCCTTGCGCAGACAACAACGCGATTGCCCAGGTTGGCACCATTTCTGCCAACTCTGACGAAGCTATCGGCAACATCATCGCCAACGCGATGGATAAAGTGGGCAAGGAAGGCGTCATTACCGTTGAAGAAGGTTCCGGCCTCGACAACGAACTCGACGTTGTGGAAGGTATGCAGTTTGACCGTGGCTACCTGTCCCCTTACTTTGTCAACAATCAGCAGAGTATGGCTGCCGAACTGGAAACCCCATACATCCTGCTGCACGACAAGAAAATTTCCAACATCCGCGAACTGCTGCCTGCGCTGGAAGGCGCTGCCAAGGCTGGCAAGCCGCTGATGATCATTGCTGAAGACATCGAAGGCGAAGCACTGGCGACTCTGGTTGTGAATAACATCCGTGGCATCGTGAAAGTGGCTGCTGTTAAAGCGCCTGGTTTCGGCGACCGTCGCAAAGCCATGCTGCAAGACATCGCGATCCTGACTGGCGGTACTGTCATTTCTGAAGAAGTCGGCATGAGCCTGGATCAAGTCACCCTCGACGATCTGGGTCAAGCCAAGCGCGTGGTCATCACCAAGGAAAACACCACCATCATCGACGGCGCTGGCGCTGCTGATGACATCAAGGGTCGTGTTGACCAAATCCGTGCACAGATCGAAACCACCACGTCCGACTACGACCGTGAAAAACTGCAAGAGCGCGTAGCCAAACTGGCTGGCGGTGTTGCAGTCATCAAGGTTGGCGCTGCCACCGAAGTCGAAATGAAGGAAAAGAAAGCCCGCGTTGAAGACGCCCTGCACGCAACCCGTGCTGCGGTGGAAGAAGGCGTAGTGCCTGGCGGTGGCGTTGCGCTGGTACGCGCCCTGCAATCCATCGGCGACCTGAAAGGCGACAACCACGATCAGGATATGGGCATCAAGATCGCCATGCGCGCGATGGAAGAGCCGCTGCGCCAGATCGTTGGCAACGCTGGCGAGTCTGCTGATGTTGTCCTGAACGCGGTGGAAGCTGGCGAAGGCAACTTCGGTTACAACGCCCGCACGTCCGAGTACGGCGACATGATCGCCATGGGTATCCTGGATCCTACCAAAGTTACCCGTACTGCCCTGCAAAACGCAGCGTCTGTTTCCGGCCTGATCATCACTACCGAAGCGATGGTGGCTGAACTGCCGAAGAAAGATGCAGCTCCAATGCCTGACATGAGCGGCATGGGTGGTATGGGCGGCATGATGTAA
- the groES gene encoding co-chaperone GroES, whose protein sequence is MNIRPLHDRVVVRRMEEERKTASGIIIPDSAAEKPDRGEVVAVGPGKMTDNGERAALQVKIGDKVLFGKYAGTAVKIDGEEVLIMREEDLLAVIEG, encoded by the coding sequence ATGAATATCCGTCCTTTGCACGACCGCGTTGTAGTCCGTCGTATGGAAGAAGAGCGTAAAACTGCCAGTGGCATCATCATTCCTGACAGTGCGGCTGAAAAGCCGGATCGCGGCGAAGTGGTTGCCGTAGGCCCAGGCAAGATGACTGACAATGGCGAGCGTGCAGCCCTGCAAGTGAAAATTGGCGACAAGGTTCTGTTCGGCAAATACGCCGGCACTGCTGTCAAGATCGATGGCGAAGAAGTGCTGATCATGCGTGAAGAAGACCTGCTGGCTGTTATCGAAGGCTAA